The sequence below is a genomic window from Acidobacteriota bacterium.
CAGCGCTTCGACCTGGCGGTCGACTTCCAGGGACTGCTCAAGTCCGCCGTGCTGGCCCGCCTGGCGCGTCCCCGGCAGCTCATCGGATTCCGCGCCGAGCGCTTCAAGGAAGCCGCCGCCTCCTGGTTCTACGCCCGCACCGCCGACGGCGAGGCCGACCTGACCCGCAACATCATCGACACCAACCTGCACCTGCTTTCGCTGGTCCTGGATGAGGCCGACGTCGAGGCAGCCAGTCCTTACCTGCCCCTGAAGCTGCCCCAAGAGGACGTCCGCTACGTCGACCGGCAGCTCGAGAAAGCCGGAGTCGATCAGCCCCCGGTGCTGCTCAATCCCGGCGCCGGATGGGAGACCAAGCTGTGGCCGGCCCCCCAGTTCGCCCGCCTGGGACGCGCCGTCGAAGAGCAGCTCGGCCTGCCCGTGGTCTACACCTGGGGACCGGGCGAAGAGCCCCTCATGGAGCAGATCAGCCGCCAATTGTCGCCTCGCCCAGTCCGCACCTTCCCAACGACTATCCTGCAACTGGCCGCCCTGTGCCGGCGCTCGCGCCTCTTCGTAGGAGGCGACACCGGCCCCCTCCACCTGGCCGCCGGTCTCTCCGTCCCGGTGGTGGCCGTAATGGGCCCCACCACCGCCACCCGCAACGGTCCCTTCGACCCCGCCGACGAGGTGGTTCAGTGGAGCCTCCACTGCTCCGACTGCTACAAGCGCACCTGTGACCGCTACTTCTGCATGAACATCCCCCCCTGGGAAGTCCTCCGCGCCGTAACCCGCCGCCTTAAGAAAACCGCGGGAGGCGCACCTGGCGACCTGCGGTCGAACTCCCAAAGCCCAATACCCGACTCACAAGGACGGTCCTCTTGGAAGTTGGGCGTCGGGGATTGGAAGTTGCATCGCCGGGGCGCATCCTTGCGGCCCTCCTCCCCTCCTTCGCTAAACCTACGGAGGGCGGGCGCCAGGGCTATGGACGGCTTCGCGAGAT
It includes:
- a CDS encoding glycosyltransferase family 9 protein — protein: MEPRKILIVRLGALGDVIHAVPAQQALRRRFPEAEIHWLTEPPYRPLLEAVEGLDKVWTADTKSWRKRLSLGEMSGLLRRLRGQRFDLAVDFQGLLKSAVLARLARPRQLIGFRAERFKEAAASWFYARTADGEADLTRNIIDTNLHLLSLVLDEADVEAASPYLPLKLPQEDVRYVDRQLEKAGVDQPPVLLNPGAGWETKLWPAPQFARLGRAVEEQLGLPVVYTWGPGEEPLMEQISRQLSPRPVRTFPTTILQLAALCRRSRLFVGGDTGPLHLAAGLSVPVVAVMGPTTATRNGPFDPADEVVQWSLHCSDCYKRTCDRYFCMNIPPWEVLRAVTRRLKKTAGGAPGDLRSNSQSPIPDSQGRSSWKLGVGDWKLHRRGASLRPSSPPSLNLRRAGARAMDGFARCTTNPESNYLRPGQDAPGLAGGASLRRCAQRPRKAGPSPQQDTPKQPSANPVPQPPAPSPKGPQ